A genome region from Coleofasciculaceae cyanobacterium includes the following:
- a CDS encoding phycobiliprotein lyase — protein MRLTVPMTMMEFFRKSEGKWYTERSVHHFDVVADESGESNLIVKVVEPDDPKVKQVCDLQRIDPIKAKGGGSFSWQDNLEEKEPNPNYAAILIDVPDDETGRSGKLIRDKGYVDGLPVISRYWFGEDGILTINTDYDNNQGQERCWFLTDDFRVRVSTIQMLNGVSLMAYCSERRCVSPKDLQKLAQKHVN, from the coding sequence ATGCGTTTAACTGTTCCCATGACCATGATGGAGTTTTTCCGTAAAAGTGAGGGCAAGTGGTACACCGAAAGAAGCGTGCATCACTTTGACGTAGTAGCCGATGAATCAGGAGAGTCTAATTTAATTGTCAAAGTTGTTGAGCCTGACGATCCTAAAGTTAAGCAGGTATGTGACCTACAGAGAATCGACCCCATAAAGGCCAAAGGAGGCGGTAGTTTTAGCTGGCAAGATAATTTAGAAGAAAAAGAGCCTAATCCTAACTACGCTGCTATTTTAATTGATGTTCCCGATGACGAGACAGGACGCAGTGGCAAGTTAATTCGCGACAAGGGTTATGTTGATGGTCTACCTGTAATCAGTCGCTATTGGTTTGGCGAAGACGGTATTTTAACGATTAACACCGACTATGATAATAACCAAGGGCAAGAACGCTGCTGGTTTTTAACCGATGACTTTCGGGTTAGAGTTAGTACCATTCAAATGCTTAATGGGGTAAGCTTGATGGCTTATTGTTCTGAACGCCGTTGTGTCTCACCAAAAGATCTGCAAAAATTGGCTCAAAAGCACGTTAATTGA
- the ruvB gene encoding Holliday junction branch migration DNA helicase RuvB — translation MAIKRSSESQEIPSKQSRQPKQIKRQDPDINLMSPQANTQEIEPNEEKIRPQKLADYIGQKDLKGILNIAIAAAKGRQDPLDHLLLYGPPGLGKTTMSLILAAEMGVDCKITSAPALERPRDITGLLVGLKPGDIIFIDEIHRLNRMTEELLYPAMEDFRLDVTIGKGQTAKTRSIPLPPFTLVGATTKAGSLSSPLRDRFGIIQRLRFYELDELTLIVKRTAEIINITITEEGAIEIARRSRGTPRIANRLLRRVRDYVQVQKAKTITSELAATAMNLFDVDTHGLDWTDRLVLNTIIEQFNGGPVGLEAIAAATGEDRKTIEEVYEPYLLQNGYLSRTHRGRMVTAKACQHLGYAANEPTQTELF, via the coding sequence ATGGCAATTAAAAGATCTTCTGAATCTCAAGAAATTCCTTCTAAGCAGTCTCGCCAACCAAAACAGATAAAGAGGCAAGATCCTGACATCAATCTAATGTCTCCTCAGGCAAACACCCAGGAAATAGAACCCAACGAAGAAAAAATTCGTCCCCAGAAACTAGCGGACTATATTGGACAGAAAGATCTCAAGGGAATTTTGAATATTGCGATCGCTGCTGCTAAAGGCAGACAAGATCCTTTAGATCATTTACTGCTTTATGGGCCTCCAGGTTTGGGTAAAACTACCATGTCTCTAATCCTGGCAGCAGAAATGGGCGTAGACTGCAAAATTACTTCAGCACCCGCGCTAGAGCGACCTAGAGATATTACAGGACTTTTAGTAGGTCTTAAACCAGGAGACATTATCTTTATTGACGAGATTCACCGTTTAAATCGGATGACGGAAGAATTACTTTATCCGGCAATGGAAGATTTTCGTTTGGATGTAACTATTGGTAAAGGTCAAACTGCCAAAACTCGTAGTATTCCTTTACCTCCTTTTACTTTGGTAGGTGCAACTACTAAAGCAGGTTCTCTTTCTTCGCCGTTGCGCGATCGCTTTGGGATTATTCAAAGACTGCGTTTTTATGAACTAGACGAACTAACTTTGATCGTTAAACGGACTGCGGAAATTATCAACATTACTATTACTGAAGAGGGTGCAATAGAAATCGCCCGTCGTTCTCGTGGAACTCCCCGTATTGCTAATCGGTTACTAAGAAGAGTTCGAGATTATGTGCAGGTACAAAAGGCGAAAACTATCACTTCTGAACTGGCAGCTACGGCGATGAATCTGTTTGATGTAGATACTCATGGCTTAGACTGGACAGATCGCTTAGTATTAAACACGATTATCGAACAGTTTAATGGTGGTCCTGTCGGATTAGAAGCGATCGCCGCCGCGACAGGAGAAGACCGCAAAACTATTGAAGAAGTATATGAGCCATATCTATTACAAAATGGCTATCTTAGCCGTACTCATCGAGGCAGAATGGTTACAGCCAAAGCCTGTCAGCATTTGGGTTACGCAGCCAACGAACCTACTCAAACCGAGCTATTTTAA
- a CDS encoding DUF4090 family protein: MADTKADTKGADAVDKAIAQGLDLDGSPIPANKLDLYNKVMGFEAGRQRSGVTNTMRSRIVRIGAKHQAQDELNQMLLEAEFPPLKEREIAFYYGS; this comes from the coding sequence ATGGCAGATACAAAGGCAGATACAAAAGGTGCAGATGCGGTAGATAAAGCGATCGCCCAAGGATTAGATTTAGACGGTTCGCCTATTCCAGCTAATAAACTGGATCTGTATAACAAGGTAATGGGTTTTGAGGCGGGGAGACAGCGCAGCGGAGTTACTAACACTATGAGGTCACGTATTGTCCGTATTGGTGCTAAACATCAAGCTCAAGATGAATTAAATCAAATGTTGCTAGAGGCAGAATTTCCGCCGTTAAAAGAGCGCGAAATTGCTTTTTATTACGGCAGCTAA